The Sulfurospirillum sp. UCH001 genome segment GAAATAGAAGAAGCACAAAAAAGAGGTGCTGATGCCATTACATTTAGTCCTATTTTTGCGACGCCAAATAAGGGCGAACCGCTTGGTTTAGAGAAGTTAAAAGAAATAAATGATAGAATCCACATTAAATGTTTCGCGCTTGGTGGCATCATCAACACGGATCAAGTCAACGCTTGTGAAGATGTTGGAGTATATGGTTTTGCCTCAATTCGCTTTTTTTTAGATTAATCCCAAAGGCTATTTATGCAATTTGAAGTTGTGATTGGACTTGAGGTTCATGCTCAGTTAAATACAAAAACCAAGATTTTTTGCAGTTGTCCAACCAGTTTTGGAGATGAACCTAACACCAATGTCTGTGAAGTTTGTCTAGGGCTCCCTGGCGCACTTCCTGTTTTAAACAAAGAAGCTGTTAAAAAGGCTATTGCCCTAGGAACGGCTATTAATGCAACAATCAATCAAAAGTCTATTTTTAACCGCAAAAATTACTTCTATCCAGATCTTCCAAAAGGCTATCAGATCAGTCAATTTGAGATTCCTATTGTTGAAAATGGTGAGATTATTATCGATTTTGAAGACGGGGTTAAAAAACGTATTGGTGTCACACGTGCGCACCTTGAAGAAGATGCGGGTAAAAATATCCATCATGGCAATGTCTCTCATGTGGACTTAAATCGTGCAGGAACGCCGCTTCTTGAGATCGTCAGTGAACCAGATATGAGAAGCAGCGAAGAGGCTGTGTTGTACCTCAAGAAATTGCATGCGATTTTACGCTATCTTGACATCAGTGATGCCAATATGCAAGAGGGAAGCTTCCGCTGTGACGCAAACGTTTCTATCCGTCCCAAAGGCGATACAAAGCTTTATACAAGAGCGGAGATTAAAAACCTAAACTCATTCAAATTTATTCAAAAGGCGATTGATTACGAAGTACAACGTCAGAGTGAAGCATGGGAAGATGGCGTTTATGAAAGAGAAGTAGTTCAAGAAACCAGACTTTATGATACAGAAAAAAATGAAACACGAAGTATGAGAGGCAAAGAGGATAGTGCGGAGTACCGTTATTTCCCAGATCCTGACTTGCTTCCTGTTTTGATTCCAGATGATATGCTCGCAGAGTGTGTTCAGATTCCAGAGCTTCCAGACCAAAAGCGTGATCGTTTTTTAAAAGAGTATGGCATTAAAGAGTACGATGCTAATGTCATTACCTCAAGTGTTGAAATGGCACATTTTTATGAAACAATGATCAATGAAGGTGCTGGTGCCAAAAACGCTGTGACGTGGCTTACTGTTGAGCTTCTTGCACGTTTAAATAATGGTATGACACTTCTTACCTCACCTGTGGATGCGATTAAATTAGCAGCAATTGTTAAGAGGATTGAAGATGGAACCATTAGTGGTAAAGCAGCAAAAGAAGTACTTGACTATTTGATGGAAAATAAGATCAGTGTTGATGAAACAATTGAAAAACTGGGACTTAAGCAAGTAAGTGATGATGGTGCTATCTTAGCTATTATTGATGCCATTATCGCGGCAAATGCAGATAAAGTGGCAGAATATAAAAGTGGTAAAGATAAACTCTTTGGTTTCTTTGTGGGTCAAACCATGAAAGAGAGTAAGGGGACCGCAAATCCTGCTAAAGTTAATGAACTTTTAAAATCTAGACTTGATGCATAAGTTGGCTCGCGTGAGTATAGCAGTCATTGGAGCAGGCAAATGGGGGCAAGCACTTCAATTTGCCATTTCTCGTAATTTCCCTTGTAAGATTACCTCACGCCAATTCAAAGATATTGAAAATTTTGTCAGTCTTGAAGAAGCTTTAAAGTGTGAATATCTCATCTTTGCACTTCCTGCACAAGTCGTACGTGGCTGGTTGGAAGAGCATTTTACATTTAGTGGGCAAAAAATTCTTGTGGCGGCTAAAGGTATAGAGCAGGGCAGTGGATCTTTTCTTAATGAAATTTTTGCGAAGCATATTCCAGAAGATCATCTAAGCTTCTTATCGGGACCTTCTTTTGCAAGTGAGGTCATGCAAGGACTTCCTACAGCCGTCGTTATTAATTCAACCAATGAAACGCTCTCAAAAGAGTTTGCTTCTTTTTTCCCTTCATTTATGAAAACCTATACATCAAAAGATGTGATTGGCGCAGAAGTATGTGGCGCGTATAAAAACGTTCTTGCGATTGCCAGTGGTATCTGTGACGGGCTAAAATTAGGCAATAATGCAAGAGCGAGTCTCATTGCACGTGGACTTGTCGAAATGCGTCGTTTTGGGAAGTTTTTTGGTGCACATGATGAGACTTTTTTAGGCTTAAGTGGCGCAGGCGATCTTTTCTTAACAGCTTCTAGCACACTTTCTCGGAATTACCGTGTCGGGCTTTTCTTGGCAGAAGGTAAAAAACTCGAAGATATTTTAAACACACTTGGTGAAGTGGCTGAGGGCGTCTTTACCTCTGAAGCAATTTTTGAGCTTTCTTCTAAATACAGTATTTACACCCCAATTGCACATGAAATAGCGCTTATTTTAAAAGGCAAAGAGCCAAAAGTAAGCGTGAAAGATTTGTTGGCTGATTGACAATGCTAAAGCTTCTTTTCTCCTGCTTATTTGTTTTTTCTACGTTGGTTCATGCAAAAACTCCTTCATTAGAAGAGATGATTGCGCAGATGGTTATTATCGGTTTTGATGGAACAAAAGAGGGCGATAAATGGGTTGACCAAATCGCAAAAGATATCAAGCGTGAAAAAATCGGTGGTGTCTTTTTAAGTGAAAAAAATATTCAAAATATAACACAACTCAAAAAGCTCAATGAGTATCTTAAATCCAATGCCCCTAAAGAACTCCCGCTTATTGTTGCAGTTGAGCATGAAGGTGGTGATAAGAGTATATTTGATGCAAAAAAAGGTTTTACTGAAGTTGCATCTGCTTATGAACTAGCCAAAAATAAGGATATTGTTGAAACAGAAGCACTCTATCAAAAATTAAGCACTGAACTATCAAAAAGCGGTGTCAATGTTAATTTTGCTCCTGTTCTTGATTTGCAACCTAAAAAAGATATCTATGAGAGTTCAAAGTTACAACGCAGTTATTCGAGTTATGAAGAAATTGTAACAACTTATGCGATGCTGTTTATCAATGCTCTTTATGCAGAAGGTGTGATGCCTGTCGTGAAATATTTTCCAACAGCAGGAGCCAATCTTTGGAATAACTTCTCTAGTGAAGAAGATGTCACCAAAACATGGCGCTTTGAACAATTAAAGCCTTATTATGATTTGATTGCTTTTGGTAAGATGGATGCTGTTTTGATGTCGCATGTGATGCAAAAAGAGATTGATCCTAAAAATCCAACCTTGTTTTCAAAATTAGTGATTCAAGGATTGCTCCGCGATAAAATGCATTTTGAAGGTGTAGTCTTCGCTGATAATTTACGCACCAATTCTATTGCAAGCAGTGTTGATTTTAAACAACGCGTTATTCGCTCTATCGATGCAGGAGCTGATATATTGGTATTTACAAACTATTTTGCAGATAACGCAAGTATGCCTTTTACAATTAATAAAATTATTATCGATGCCATAAAAAATGGTGAGCTAAAAGAGGAACGTATAGCGCTTTCGTATGAGCGTATTGTGAAGTTTAAACAAAAACTATCAAAGAGGGGAAGCCATGTTAATTAAAAATGCTTTAGTGTCAACACCTAAAGGAGTTGTGAATCAAAATGTCTTGATTGATGAAGGTAAAATAGTTGCGATCTCAGAGCATCTTGACGCATCTAATCATGAAGTTATCGATGCACAAGGGCTCTACTTGC includes the following:
- a CDS encoding NAD(P)H-dependent glycerol-3-phosphate dehydrogenase, encoding MHKLARVSIAVIGAGKWGQALQFAISRNFPCKITSRQFKDIENFVSLEEALKCEYLIFALPAQVVRGWLEEHFTFSGQKILVAAKGIEQGSGSFLNEIFAKHIPEDHLSFLSGPSFASEVMQGLPTAVVINSTNETLSKEFASFFPSFMKTYTSKDVIGAEVCGAYKNVLAIASGICDGLKLGNNARASLIARGLVEMRRFGKFFGAHDETFLGLSGAGDLFLTASSTLSRNYRVGLFLAEGKKLEDILNTLGEVAEGVFTSEAIFELSSKYSIYTPIAHEIALILKGKEPKVSVKDLLAD
- the gatB gene encoding Asp-tRNA(Asn)/Glu-tRNA(Gln) amidotransferase subunit GatB, giving the protein MQFEVVIGLEVHAQLNTKTKIFCSCPTSFGDEPNTNVCEVCLGLPGALPVLNKEAVKKAIALGTAINATINQKSIFNRKNYFYPDLPKGYQISQFEIPIVENGEIIIDFEDGVKKRIGVTRAHLEEDAGKNIHHGNVSHVDLNRAGTPLLEIVSEPDMRSSEEAVLYLKKLHAILRYLDISDANMQEGSFRCDANVSIRPKGDTKLYTRAEIKNLNSFKFIQKAIDYEVQRQSEAWEDGVYEREVVQETRLYDTEKNETRSMRGKEDSAEYRYFPDPDLLPVLIPDDMLAECVQIPELPDQKRDRFLKEYGIKEYDANVITSSVEMAHFYETMINEGAGAKNAVTWLTVELLARLNNGMTLLTSPVDAIKLAAIVKRIEDGTISGKAAKEVLDYLMENKISVDETIEKLGLKQVSDDGAILAIIDAIIAANADKVAEYKSGKDKLFGFFVGQTMKESKGTANPAKVNELLKSRLDA
- a CDS encoding glycoside hydrolase family 3 N-terminal domain-containing protein — translated: MLKLLFSCLFVFSTLVHAKTPSLEEMIAQMVIIGFDGTKEGDKWVDQIAKDIKREKIGGVFLSEKNIQNITQLKKLNEYLKSNAPKELPLIVAVEHEGGDKSIFDAKKGFTEVASAYELAKNKDIVETEALYQKLSTELSKSGVNVNFAPVLDLQPKKDIYESSKLQRSYSSYEEIVTTYAMLFINALYAEGVMPVVKYFPTAGANLWNNFSSEEDVTKTWRFEQLKPYYDLIAFGKMDAVLMSHVMQKEIDPKNPTLFSKLVIQGLLRDKMHFEGVVFADNLRTNSIASSVDFKQRVIRSIDAGADILVFTNYFADNASMPFTINKIIIDAIKNGELKEERIALSYERIVKFKQKLSKRGSHVN